aatcGAGAAGAATTCTCGCTCTCATTTCGTTATTTCGTTATCGAGTTTTGTTTGTTAACGCTTAGCTCGGCGATTTTCGCGTTAGTTTGCCCACTTTTCGCTTTCGCGTTACATCGAAAACAATTTTGATCGCCGTTGCAGTGGCATGGTGACAGAAATTTGCATTCAATgtcaatttatgcaaatcgcaTTGCCAGAACTGGCGGCACTTGCGGATCCTTCGTCGGAGGACAAGACAAAACTGTGGCCAGTTGTCGAGTTATATGCTAATTATTCGGCCATTGCGACTAACCTAAATTTTTCGCAAGACGAACACGGCatggaaaaatttaattccGTTTGAATTACTTTTGCCCGGGCAACGACAGGAGTAAGTTGTGAGCCAAAAAAGAATGCAAAAGGAGGAGAGCCAGCAAAAATATGAATGGGTCGACCGAATGGTCAGGTCAGGACgggatggtgatggtgatggagcTCTCTGCTCGGGACGTGGCCAACAAAACGAACAATAGAGCGTAAAATAAGTGCAAAGGCAGCGGGACGGCGTTTAGGGAAGAAAACTTGGCCAGCGCAAACGCGGAAAATccaacgaaatgaaaaatgaacaaagTGCCCTAATGGCCGGGCACACGGCCGCTTGTACTCATTTCAAAAAGTACGAAAGAACacaaaaaatcacaaaaaataCGAGATGGGCCGCCGGAAGCGGGAGAAAGGCAAAAAATCAGCTTCAATTGAACAGTTAAACTTCCATTAATTGTGCGCCCGGTCAGCGCCACGTGGCCCAGACTCCTTCCGCTGGACAATCCAGTCCAGTCCACtctactccactccactccactccagtCCAGTCCACCAGTCCAGTCCAATCCAATCGCAATCGCATTTCACTGCCAACTGTGTCAGTTTCGAATTACAAATGCATGGACTGCTTACCCAAACAGGTCAGCCTGCAAATTCGCGGTAAATTGTGCATTGGAAGTGGAAACGGCGCCTCATGGGCGAATCAATTAGATGATTGTATCATTAGGAACAAAAACAGGCGCCCAGGAAATTAACCAACATTTGGGCAGCTAATTGGCTGCCTAAATGGCTCAAGCTGCTCGTGTGGAAATCCATTGAGGGTCCTGCTCCGCTCCGAATCCAATGGACCGCACAGCGTAAAGTGTCGTCTTCCACACTTCATTGAAGGCTGTcaaaaaattttcaatttaccaAATTAGTTCGGCAGATGTGTGGGCTTGAAAACGGAAGGATCCCCACACTGGACAAAAagttttatcaaaaaaaatgtacaattaCATATGTGCCTGTGAGCGAATGAAACACTTTTAGTTTGGAACTCAGCCTTAGTCATAGATTTAATTCTAAAgaatttctatttaatttctaaACAACCAATTATTATATCAATAATCTTGCTTACAATCTCATTATAACAAATCCTCTATAGCTGTAACTTTTAACCGTTGAGCCGTCGTCTTAACATGAAAATCATTGACTGAGTACAACTGATTGGAGCAGAGTGTTGTTTTAACAtggttttttttccagtgcagtAGGAGGAAAGGAAATTAGTATTAAGTGAAATGTAATGATGACAACGCCAACTGAAAATCGCCAGCTGACAATAATGAGCTGGCCGGCACAAAAGATACCGCTTTCCTTAAGCTCCTTTCGACAATTACAGAAATGGGGGTTGATACGGGAAAACCAACGGCGCAGTTAAGCTCATTTTTCCAAGCGAACTTTTCACTCAAGCGGCGGAGAAAAATGGAAACCAATacgcataaataataaaaagagCATTATGGAGGGGGGCGGGCGAGGGCACAAGTGAAAACATAAATCATTGACTCTGAAATGAAAAGCTTTGCGCAACAAGTCGtcgaaacaataaaaaaccaaacccCACCCATAATCCTGCGCGGCAACCCCTCTCCATCCAAAGGTCCAAAGGTGCCGACGAACATTTGACCGACAGGAATGAAATATATgttaaattggaaaaaaattagAATTAATGActatggaaatggaatggcGGCGGTGGAAAAACTTGAAGCAGCAGAAATATGGGGAAAACACcttaaatggaattttatttCGATGTTTCAATGTTTTAACCGCAAGGGCTAGTCcctaaattgcatttttataaacCACACAAAAGCTGGCAACTGAACACATCAACTGATTATAACAAATAGGGGTTATATATGGTGTTTAATTGTCCTGCTGACAGACTCATTTTTTTGCTTATAGATAAATTCAATGGAATAATCTGCACGCTTAATTTAAGCTTTTTCAAGAAGCATGTCTATTACTGTagcaattatttgtttttacacaactttttgccaaggcACAAACAACTCTTGACTTTCTGTCTGATGCTAAGTGATTGATGCCCAATAAGATATAAAACCAGGTGATTTTTTGCCACTCCGGAGCCGGACTAATGACTCTCAAAGCCCCTGACCGgcttaaacatttatttaaatgcttttttttcCAGCGCTTGGCCGCTTTTGACAGCGAATTGAAAGcaaaaagcgcaaaaacagCAGCTCGCATGTAAATGCCGCAATGTAACACGCTTGTCGGCGTCAACAAGCAGACGAAGTTTAcgcataattttatttacacacGGTCGCATGCACACAAGCGTACACTGTACACTCCTTCACAATGCGTGTAAATTATGTCAAAAGAGAGCGtacgagtgtgagtgtgtgtcgTCCTTTGTGTGGcccgtttttttttgcagcgcACTTTTCAGCGCATTGAGCGTTTCCCTTTTGGCAGTCGGCAAATAATTGAAAGCTTAGCTTGCATGCACAACTCGCCTACGTTTATTACTCGACAGCTATTGAAAACTAGCAGAAACTAAGCTACCACATAAATAGAGCGGGGTCGGCAACGTTTGGTCCTCGGCACAGGCTCGGCCACCCGGTTCACGGCAAGAAGTAGTGCTGCAAAGAGAGAGATTTGGGAATTGGGTTACAGCTTAGAAGGATTTCGGGCTACTTCCGCTCGCACCTTGGGATCGGCCTTCTTCCAGCACTGGTGGAACCACCAGGCCTTGTGGCACAGCGTATCGCCCTCGGGATGGACGCAGCCCTTGGACATCTCCATCAGCTTGTCGCGCATGGAGAGCGGCACTGTGGCGAAGAGCTTCTCCAGATGCACGTCCCCATTGTCGTCCACTACCTCGATCTCGTGGAAGAAGCAGTTCATGTAGCACTTGAGCTTCTCGTCCTCGTGAATTTCGCCATCGCTAAACTCCTTGATGGCAGCTGCATATGAAACGAACggaaatttaaacatttccaaGTTTATATTAGAAATTATTCATATATTGCAATATAGTGCAAATGCACATGGATAACTAATACTGATATATTGTTTTACTCTTCAGTACTCATGTGCTTGAGTTCAACGAAATAGGGATAATGAGCGGAAAATACCTTTGAAATGATTCACctttttttagttgttgttaAATACACAAAACTCAGCACATGGCCAAGGGTTCATAAGTGTCCCCTCCTCGCGATGGCTGCAATTATGGGCTCACTTTCGGACGAGGACCATTGCCATTTGCTACTCACCCTCGGAGACGCCGGTCTTCTCCACACACGCGTCGTGGAAGGGCTTGGCCATTTTCAGGATGCCCGGCGGTGgatactgcaattaaaaattgttgcttaagtgggcgtggcagggcgGAGGCCGGGCACTTCATTAACCCACGTTCTCGTCACGCTGCGCCGCAGCCGGCGGCAGGATCAGCGCTCCGCTGAGCAGCGACAAGGCGATTAAAAGGACAGACGCACTGACACGCCGACCAAAGCCATTCAAAGCCATTTTAATGTGGCTCTTTCCGTTGCTCCGTGGTCCTTCCTGGTCCGTCCGTGAAACAGCAAAAATTGTACCCTGGATCGGCCTTGTTTGCGAGCTctgaataaaacaaaaacaaacgctgaaaaaaaaaaaaaaataaacgagaAACGTGGAACGTGAAACGTGAAACAAAAGCGGCGATGCATAGCGGAGTACACGGCACAGGACGAGGGCAAGCGTCGGAAGGACAAGAATGAGAAACAGGGACGTAAGGACGTGGGCCAGGATGGgcatgaggatgaggatgaggatgcaGATGCTGTTGACGACGATGTGCCACGCGTGACAGCTGGACAATGACAATGGGAGTGGCTTTATGTGGCTACACTGGGGGGAAAGccacattaaaaataaattaaacaaaatctgaacaaataatttcatatataAGAGAGCCTTGAAAAATGCAGAGAACTATtgcattttgtataaaattaatatacaaatttataatttgttaactCACTCAAGAGAACCCTAAACTCTTTTGAGCAAATGTAACGTATTTTActagaaaataaaatgctgtGCCTTTAATAGTTACTTAGAGTGTAAGAGCGTGTTTTTTTTAAGCCATTGAGTGTTTCCTTTTCTGATCCTGTATCCttgtacattttatattttatatttttggaaGCCATGAAAACCTAAAAATATCATTTGTTTCTCGCCAGCTCAGCTCACGCCAAATTAATTCCAACCGCTGATGGCCGAACAAAAAGCGACCGccaaaacggaaacggaaCTCTGCCCGAGACGTCAGCGAGTCGTCACAAGTCTACAATTGTCGTGTTCCGTCTGACAAACACATGCCCACGTGGCATGCCCCCGTCCGCTCCTCGTAATCCCGCGTCCAGGACGACGGTGATATATTGCCTAGCTAAGAATTTTAGGGTTCGAGGATTGCTTATGATGTATGTATGGGCGAGGCAACTGGCCTTTTGCACAAGCCAAGTGTTCAAGTTcactttttatataaaaaaaatcaacgggttttttaattaaagtaaacGCCCTGATAGctacatttttataaacaacattttattttttttggataatagataaaggaaacaaaaatgcatttcttaAGCAGTGATTAATTTTAGAATGAATGATCTGTTCACACAGATCGGATTGataacaatattttaatggaagtaaaaacaaattagGACGAAGcgaatattgaaatattttaaatgaacaCCAAAAtgattcaaattattttcggGATTACACTGTTAGTaagtacatatttatttggaaGTAAAAACTGGCCCTAAAAAATCGTATGTCGTAGGTCTTGAAATATGGCATATTTAGATCACAGATCCTCCCACCGTTGCGCCGGATGCCAGGGtatcaaaatataaaatttccCATTCGCTTGCTTCTTTTGAAATTGTACAACCGAAATACACAAAACAAAGACTTCAACTTGTGCACAACTGTCACTTTTGTTTCATCAAATGTCAACGCAACAACCGAAACAAAGCCACAAAACGACATTCGCCCTCGactcgcacacacgcacacactggcacacactcgcacacacactagcacaaAAATGGAGGACGAATGAAATTACAGCAACAGCACATTTTTGTAGTATGAATGGACTGCGAGTACGACGTATCGCACAGTTGTGTGCGGCAGAAACGATGGAtggttttttaattgccatttcAATTTTCGTGTTGCAACGCGTCGTTCGCCTATGCCTGGGCAACCTTCGACCTCCTAGCCACCTCTACCACCTCCCCTTTTTTCCAGCCGCCCACCCTTGGGAGGTCCTTTTCCGCTCAGGATGTGGCAGCTAGTCCTGCACCCTACCGTTCGCTTTTAGCAGAAGTAGTTACGGCCAGAACTCGATACTGCACACACCCGACACGACACGCAAGAATTGTTTGACAACCGCAGTCACAATTGAATTTGCTTTATTGCCGTTTGCAGCGTTTGgcttttatattgattttggccaagttcaCAAGACCACAACTACTGACTGCCGCACTCAGTTATCGGGCCAATTGGCGCTTTATGCCGAGCCGAATGTCTCTATAATGCCATCGCCCATATAAGTGCAGGCTGCAACTcggggccacgcccactggcgTGTCTCTAATCATTAGGCGGAAAATTCCAGAGTAGACTCGGAATGCTAGAAGCCAGCAAGTTACAAGGCGGTCCTATCGTTTACAATTATTCAATAATTTGAGCGTTGCAAAATTCATGATACAAtgacttttatttatacattttttcgcCGTAAGCAAGCGATCTTGCCACCTATTATTAACtattataaatgaaatgccaTTACAAACTTTTCCGAGTGTAAAATGGTTAGTGGGTCAGCCGTTGCAGGCTAAATCAACTTCCGAGGCAGACAAAGCGAAAGAAATGCAAAACGGAAAGCTCCTGGCTGCAAAAGTAATCAAGGTAAGGCAATCCCCACAATGGCCAGTTGCGGATGGGGCTTTTGTTGTCAATCCGGGCTAGACGGTGAGATTTGGTAAGTAGCTCAATATCGAAGGTTCCTTTTGGAGTTGAAATCCACTTGAACTTCTACGAATAAAGCAGATACTGCCTTATCTAAACAACCAACCAGTTGCAGGTGCTTGGGTGACTTACCTTTTCGAATTTcataatatttacaaaattagtTGGTCTCTAATCGTTTGCATTGAAGAGATAAGATAACTCAATGTATTGAACTGTACAATAATTATTCCTAAGAGAATAATCATTTCTtttaaattcatatatttaaagtaaatgtttatatgatttttaaatccttttaccatttattataaacaaactACTacattttggaatttttacGAGCATTGAAAGTATGTGTCCTCTTAGCTCCGCTCACCAGTGCCGAACTTATCTGTTCCTAAATAACTTTAGTAAAATTACGTTTAGACCAAAAAGTAGTGGACAGGATCTGCCTTCTTCCAGCACTGGTGGAACCACCAGGCCTTGTGGCACAGAGTGTCGCCTTCGGGATGCGTGCAGCCTTTGGAAGCCTCCATCAAAATGTTCCTTAGCTTCTCTCCCGGAATGGCGTTGAAGAGCTTCTCCATGTGGACATCACCATTGTCGTCGACCACCTCGAACTCGTGGAACAGGCAGTTCATATAGCACTTGAGGGCCTCGTCCTCGTGTATTTGCCCATCGCTGAACTCCTTGATGGCCTCTGTTggttaatttgattttgtaagattttcgaatttttgaGATCAGCGTCTTACAAGTGGAATCTTACCATCAGTTACGCCGGTTTTGGGTGCACAAATGTCGTGAAAATGCTTTGCCAGTTTGAGAATCGCGGGCGGTGGCCACTGGAAAATATTGCGAAAATTATAAACCAAAATTGAAAACTCATGTTGTGGCCGCGAAAAACCTCTGCATCGCGCCTTGGTTCCTGGGCAGCAGCACAGCCAAGCATAAATAGTACCAGTGCCAGGtatttgaacatttttgaaacTACAATGAAATGGAGGGCTGGCACGGCCCTTTTATGAGATTGCCGGGGCTCCATTTCAATATTCAACGCCGTGATGACTGTCATTAGAAAACGCACACTAATTGCCGGCTGCCATTTGcagtttgccatttgcagTCGAATCGCATTGCGAATCCATTTGGCAGCACGCAAagcaaatgaataaatgaCAGCCCAGAACAGAGCTGCAATTGATAGCCAGCTGCCAAATGGAGAACTAAAAACTCGAAACACAGAAATTAAGCCATGATTGTATGTGGCCGGGACCTGCAATTGTTGAGTGTCATCCCCAACACGCCGAACTGCTTTATTGCGATCCACAAGCCCTGGATTCAAAATACttgatatttgattttttttttttgggcgtggcagcacGCACGCATTACGGCTGTACTGTGTGGGCAGAAACATGTCATAAAAGCCAAATATCGCTCTGCCAAAAAACGTATGTCAAATTCAATTCCAATTTGCGCTTCTTTGCTTCTTTTGACACGCCGACATCAACAAATTCGCGTAGACAATGGAGCGAATATTTGAAATACCGAACGTAACTCAATTGCCTCGAAGTCGAGCACTGAAAGGTGGCATCAATCAAAGTTGCGCCTGGAAATATATTACCATTTTTCAATCACAGCTGGCTGAGGTTGTAAATGAAAAGTGAATGAATATTGCTTTGGATAATAAATATATGCGGTTACATTTTAGGAAATAGAGGAACCCACAATCTACGGCACCTGCCTTTATTGATTTGCAAAGATATATATCATATGGTCTGTAAAATATATTAGTTGATGCTGCTCTACAAAGTGATTTtgttatgtatgtatttagATATGGATATATCATAAATTTAGATACATTTAGTCTAGTATAGCGCTCTTTAATATAATTAGTTATTTAAATAGAGATAAATAATGTCAACCCTTTTTGAAATTGTTAGTTAACTATTTAACACACATTAAGACACGATTAGGTGAAAGAGATGAAAACGACGGCTGGGTATGCGAAAGTACAAAGCTAATTGGTACATCTATATGGCTTTATATGAGTCTCTCTATATGAGTCGCTTGCTGTTCACTAACGGCAAACATATTCCAATGCCGAGCACTTCAATCAGCCATGAAATCAAAGCAATTTCTATGCGCA
This genomic stretch from Drosophila yakuba strain Tai18E2 chromosome 3R, Prin_Dyak_Tai18E2_2.1, whole genome shotgun sequence harbors:
- the LOC6537554 gene encoding pheromone-binding protein-related protein 6; amino-acid sequence: MEPRQSHKRAVPALHFIVVSKMFKYLALVLFMLGCAAAQEPRRDAEWPPPAILKLAKHFHDICAPKTGVTDEAIKEFSDGQIHEDEALKCYMNCLFHEFEVVDDNGDVHMEKLFNAIPGEKLRNILMEASKGCTHPEGDTLCHKAWWFHQCWKKADPVHYFLV
- the LOC6537553 gene encoding general odorant-binding protein 83a, which translates into the protein MALNGFGRRVSASVLLIALSLLSGALILPPAAAQRDENYPPPGILKMAKPFHDACVEKTGVSEAAIKEFSDGEIHEDEKLKCYMNCFFHEIEVVDDNGDVHLEKLFATVPLSMRDKLMEMSKGCVHPEGDTLCHKAWWFHQCWKKADPKHYFLP